From one Melioribacteraceae bacterium genomic stretch:
- a CDS encoding GspE/PulE family protein, which translates to MLDTQLEMTDKIGYLLLKKGIIDAKILEDALKIKASDQAKLKRNLAQILVDEFNFDHDTIFREVAVLYAFRELNLHVEALPEERIAEMRKMIQAQNEDMKIMLREHRVIPYKYDERQRDKLILAAVDPTDRSLSKIAFGLNAKKYEINYLRKRDYDKLIEILVPPENEFLKMMESADEEIHISDEQEAQLDEEELDAEINKSALINLIEAALIEGVRKGVSDIHIVPKSSTKTEIHFRVDGKLQLWHAQEGTLPEALMAVVKDRSKGLDRFERERAQDGFLQREIDGHIIRYRVSVLPMVGTELRNKFESIVIRILDDRKVIKDLSKLGLVGYGKTAFEKAIRQPQGMVILTGPTGSGKSTTLIAALYQVVTPQVNVLTVEDPVEYVIEGARQLKIGHKMNFEQAIRAILRHDPDIVLVGEMRDKETAETAIKLANTGHLTFSTLHTNDAPSAISRLFKMGVEPFLIAYAINLIVAQRLIRKLCSDCKRRVTQLDDNIIKSAGLNIEEWKDAEIYEAVGCPKCNNTGYKGRMAIHEALYFTKELREIIVRSGEEVDEEKVRVQSKKDGTKNLRESGFEKVRIGLTSIQEVLAATTED; encoded by the coding sequence ATGTTAGATACACAACTTGAAATGACGGATAAAATTGGCTACTTACTTTTAAAGAAGGGGATCATCGATGCAAAAATTTTAGAAGATGCCCTCAAAATTAAAGCAAGTGATCAAGCTAAACTCAAGAGAAATCTCGCACAAATTTTAGTTGATGAGTTTAATTTTGATCATGATACTATTTTCCGTGAAGTTGCAGTCCTCTATGCATTCAGAGAATTAAATTTACATGTTGAAGCTTTGCCCGAAGAACGAATTGCAGAAATGCGTAAGATGATTCAAGCGCAGAATGAAGATATGAAAATTATGCTTCGCGAGCATCGAGTTATTCCTTATAAATATGACGAAAGACAGCGCGATAAACTTATTTTAGCCGCCGTTGATCCAACCGATAGATCACTTTCAAAAATTGCATTTGGATTAAATGCCAAGAAATATGAAATAAATTATTTACGCAAACGCGATTATGATAAACTTATAGAAATTCTCGTTCCACCGGAAAATGAATTCTTAAAAATGATGGAATCTGCCGATGAAGAAATTCACATATCCGATGAACAGGAAGCGCAACTTGACGAAGAAGAATTAGATGCCGAGATAAATAAAAGTGCTTTAATTAATCTTATTGAAGCAGCATTAATAGAAGGTGTTCGTAAAGGTGTTTCGGATATTCATATTGTTCCCAAATCTTCCACAAAAACCGAAATTCATTTTAGAGTTGACGGCAAACTGCAGCTCTGGCATGCCCAAGAAGGCACACTTCCCGAAGCATTAATGGCTGTTGTAAAAGATAGATCAAAAGGGTTGGATCGTTTTGAAAGAGAGAGAGCTCAAGATGGATTTCTTCAAAGAGAAATTGACGGACATATAATTCGATATAGAGTATCTGTTCTTCCGATGGTAGGAACTGAATTAAGAAACAAATTTGAAAGTATTGTAATTCGTATTCTTGATGATAGAAAAGTCATAAAAGATCTTTCAAAACTTGGTCTCGTAGGGTATGGAAAAACGGCATTCGAAAAAGCTATACGTCAACCTCAAGGAATGGTTATCTTAACGGGTCCTACAGGTTCAGGTAAAAGTACGACATTAATTGCAGCTTTATATCAAGTGGTTACGCCTCAAGTAAACGTACTAACAGTTGAAGATCCGGTTGAATATGTTATTGAAGGTGCGCGGCAGTTGAAGATCGGTCATAAAATGAATTTTGAGCAGGCAATTAGAGCAATACTTCGTCACGATCCCGACATCGTTCTTGTTGGTGAGATGCGTGATAAAGAAACTGCTGAGACTGCAATCAAGTTAGCAAATACCGGACACTTAACATTTTCTACACTTCACACTAATGATGCACCAAGTGCAATTTCACGTTTATTTAAAATGGGAGTAGAACCTTTCTTAATTGCTTATGCCATCAACTTGATTGTTGCTCAGCGTCTTATTAGAAAGCTTTGTAGTGATTGTAAAAGAAGAGTAACTCAACTTGACGATAACATTATTAAATCCGCCGGATTAAATATTGAAGAATGGAAAGATGCCGAAATCTATGAAGCTGTCGGTTGTCCGAAATGTAACAACACGGGATATAAAGGCAGAATGGCAATTCATGAAGCATTATATTTCACAAAAGAATTAAGAGAAATTATTGTAAGATCAGGCGAAGAAGTTGATGAAGAAAAAGTAAGAGTTCAATCAAAGAAAGACGGTACAAAGAATTTAAGAGAATCAGGTTTTGAAAAAGTTCGAATAGGATTGACTTCAATTCAAGAAGTATTGGCTGCAACAACGGAGGACTAA
- a CDS encoding type II secretion system F family protein — protein sequence MIELRFNAIKPNGQPITGTMTSPTFAEGKKKVKALAEKNQIKIKSIEKKSTFLYKVKRGTEKPITGEQRAFTKSEVISALQKLGYQVISVNKKLLDFNLKPPPQEIVSFVKLSADLLEQKLPFSEILTLLMNDLENKTLRETLKQINNELKKGSDSETVFMKYQGVFGKFTAYMLGLASKSGNMAEIYRATAKFLERQMEFRKNLRSALITPIITLFVLFIAVLFYVGYIFPETAKLFVKFDIPLPPMTAFTLVMSDYLISNWWLILILSIAPPIGLIYFGKTPKGRLWIDQYMMKIPIMGSLIHKTAIEVFCRVFYTLYTGAAESIEPIRIAAEASGNKYFENQIKTVSIPLMIKKGAGVTEAFQAAGVFTETAINRFHSGEETGTIKNTALQLANYYESETVFRLKNVIEMIQVFIAMVIMVVMIALTLVSAETATISPKSPVM from the coding sequence ATGATTGAACTAAGATTCAATGCCATAAAACCCAACGGTCAACCTATTACCGGTACAATGACCTCGCCCACTTTCGCTGAAGGCAAAAAGAAAGTAAAAGCACTTGCTGAAAAAAATCAGATCAAAATTAAATCAATTGAAAAAAAATCTACGTTCTTGTATAAAGTTAAACGTGGGACAGAAAAGCCTATTACGGGTGAACAGAGAGCTTTTACTAAATCTGAAGTTATAAGTGCATTACAAAAACTTGGTTATCAAGTTATATCGGTAAATAAAAAGTTACTCGATTTTAATTTAAAACCACCTCCACAGGAAATCGTATCTTTCGTAAAGCTAAGTGCTGACCTTTTGGAACAAAAATTGCCTTTCTCTGAAATTCTTACTCTTTTAATGAATGACTTAGAGAATAAGACTTTGAGAGAAACATTAAAACAAATAAACAACGAATTGAAAAAAGGTTCCGATAGCGAAACCGTTTTTATGAAGTATCAAGGAGTATTCGGAAAGTTTACCGCTTACATGTTAGGTTTAGCTTCAAAAAGTGGTAACATGGCGGAAATATATAGAGCAACCGCTAAATTTCTCGAAAGACAAATGGAGTTTAGAAAAAATTTAAGAAGTGCATTAATTACTCCGATCATTACTCTCTTTGTTCTCTTTATTGCTGTTCTTTTTTATGTTGGATATATTTTTCCAGAAACAGCAAAATTATTTGTGAAATTTGATATTCCTTTACCACCAATGACCGCATTTACTTTAGTAATGAGTGACTATCTTATTTCAAACTGGTGGCTTATTTTAATACTTTCAATCGCACCACCAATTGGTTTAATTTATTTCGGGAAAACCCCAAAAGGCCGGTTATGGATTGACCAGTATATGATGAAAATTCCAATAATGGGTTCATTAATTCATAAAACTGCTATAGAAGTATTTTGCCGAGTCTTTTATACTCTTTACACCGGTGCCGCTGAAAGTATTGAACCAATTAGAATTGCTGCCGAAGCATCGGGTAATAAATATTTTGAAAATCAAATTAAAACTGTTTCGATTCCTTTAATGATTAAAAAGGGCGCGGGAGTTACCGAAGCATTTCAAGCAGCCGGGGTTTTTACTGAAACTGCGATTAATCGATTTCACTCCGGTGAAGAAACCGGTACAATTAAAAATACAGCATTGCAGCTCGCAAACTATTATGAAAGCGAAACGGTATTCAGATTAAAAAATGTTATTGAGATGATACAAGTTTTTATTGCTATGGTAATAATGGTTGTTATGATTGCACTAACATTAGTCTCGGCAGAAACAGCAACCATAAGTCCAAAGTCACCAGTAATGTAA
- the aspS gene encoding aspartate--tRNA ligase has product MKFNKRTHTCGELRQENIDQHVVLNGWVDNRRDLGGVIFIDLRDRYGITQVVFEPTYNEETHELASQLRSEFVISIEGKVRKRPPETDNPKLPTGHVDVMVDKLIILNKAETPPFPIKEKVDVNEDLRLKYRYLDLRRESMQSNILLRHRMYQSVRKYFDEQNFVEVETPILMKSTPEGARDFLVPSRVHKGKFYALPQSPQTYKQLLMVSGFDRYFQIVKCFRDEDLRADRQPEFTQIDVEMSFVDTEDIFEVVEGLMKKLLKEVKDYDLETPIPRLSFNEAMEKYGSDKPDLRFDLEMVTLNETFKNSEFRVFHDALENNGIITGLLAKGCGEYTRNQLDVLTDFVKKLGAGGLIWMRVKEDGLEAPVAKFFTDEEKQNIISALKAEPGDLIFILSGKKLKTLSQMGALRLEMAKRLDLIPNEEVWKLLWVTEFPLFEWDEDSQRYYAMHHPFTSPVLDDVEKLKSNPGDVRARAYDLVLNGNEVAGGSIRIHNADLQAAMFKALGISEEEANEKFGFLMGAFKYGAPPHGGIAFGFDRLVMLLANETSIRDVMAFPKTASATSLMDNSPSPVDEHQLKELHIKLR; this is encoded by the coding sequence ATGAAGTTTAACAAAAGAACACATACTTGCGGTGAATTGCGTCAGGAAAACATCGATCAACATGTTGTACTTAATGGTTGGGTTGATAATAGAAGAGATTTAGGCGGTGTAATTTTCATTGATTTGCGTGACCGTTACGGAATTACACAAGTTGTGTTCGAACCGACATATAACGAAGAAACTCACGAACTTGCATCTCAATTGAGAAGTGAATTTGTAATTTCAATTGAAGGTAAAGTAAGAAAACGTCCGCCGGAAACCGATAATCCAAAATTACCAACCGGTCATGTTGATGTTATGGTTGACAAATTAATTATTCTCAATAAAGCTGAAACACCTCCGTTTCCGATAAAAGAAAAAGTTGATGTTAACGAAGATCTGCGCTTAAAATATCGATACTTAGATTTAAGACGCGAATCAATGCAAAGTAATATTCTATTGCGGCACCGAATGTATCAAAGTGTTCGCAAATATTTCGACGAACAAAATTTTGTTGAAGTCGAGACACCAATTCTAATGAAGAGTACCCCGGAAGGTGCAAGAGATTTTCTCGTTCCCAGCAGAGTACACAAAGGAAAATTTTATGCACTTCCGCAATCACCGCAAACATATAAACAATTGCTGATGGTTTCCGGATTTGATAGATATTTTCAAATTGTAAAATGCTTCCGTGATGAAGATTTACGTGCTGATCGTCAACCAGAATTTACACAGATAGACGTTGAAATGTCATTCGTTGATACAGAGGACATATTCGAAGTTGTAGAAGGATTGATGAAGAAGTTATTAAAAGAAGTAAAAGATTATGATCTGGAAACACCAATACCAAGATTATCATTCAACGAAGCGATGGAAAAATATGGAAGCGATAAGCCTGATCTACGTTTTGACTTAGAAATGGTGACGTTGAATGAAACTTTCAAAAATTCCGAGTTCAGAGTTTTTCATGATGCCTTAGAAAACAATGGTATTATAACTGGATTACTTGCAAAAGGATGCGGAGAATATACAAGAAATCAACTAGATGTATTAACTGATTTCGTTAAAAAACTTGGAGCCGGTGGTTTAATATGGATGAGGGTTAAAGAAGATGGATTAGAAGCTCCGGTTGCAAAATTCTTTACTGACGAAGAGAAACAAAATATAATTTCTGCATTGAAAGCTGAACCGGGTGATTTAATATTTATTCTCTCCGGTAAAAAATTGAAAACACTTTCGCAAATGGGTGCGCTAAGATTAGAAATGGCAAAACGTCTCGATCTAATTCCAAACGAAGAAGTTTGGAAACTTCTATGGGTTACCGAATTTCCATTGTTCGAATGGGATGAAGATTCACAAAGATATTATGCAATGCATCATCCTTTTACATCGCCCGTTTTGGATGATGTTGAAAAACTAAAAAGTAATCCCGGTGATGTTAGAGCCAGAGCTTACGATTTAGTTCTCAACGGAAATGAGGTCGCCGGTGGCAGTATCAGAATTCACAATGCCGATCTTCAAGCTGCTATGTTCAAAGCACTCGGAATTTCCGAAGAGGAAGCAAATGAAAAATTCGGATTCTTGATGGGAGCTTTTAAATATGGCGCACCACCTCATGGTGGAATTGCATTTGGATTTGACAGATTAGTGATGCTTCTCGCAAATGAAACTTCAATTCGAGATGTGATGGCGTTTCCAAAAACAGCAAGTGCAACTTCTCTGATGGATAATTCACCATCACCGGTTGATGAACATCAGCTTAAAGAACTCCATATCAAATTAAGATAA
- a CDS encoding 4-phosphoerythronate dehydrogenase, translated as MKIVVDENIEFCKEAFEQFGEVSLTHGRKITNQLLKDASILIVRSITNVNKELLNGTNVKFVGTTTIGTDHLDKDYLEEANIKFASAPGCNSFAVTEYVLTTLAYLANLHDFKLKKKSIGIIGYGNIGKKLTYSAKAIGMKVLVNDPPLLRENFDYDFAALEDVLQCDIITFHVPMNKTGIDKTFHLLDHEKINGLKPGTIVINTSRGGVVDNKALLDRIENKNDIISVLDVWESEPLLNQKLLQQVFIGTPHIAGYSYEGKVNGTTMIYNELCNFLNQEKMWKPKLKEVENSKLFIDKSDGIENLLFGITKQIYDIQKDSELLKELTEIDKSKLAENFDKLRKNYNLRREFNNYFIPSENLTPNQKDILEKLRFNLA; from the coding sequence ATGAAAATAGTTGTGGATGAAAATATCGAATTCTGTAAAGAAGCTTTTGAACAATTCGGGGAAGTTTCTTTAACTCACGGACGCAAGATAACAAATCAACTACTTAAAGATGCATCAATTCTTATTGTGCGATCAATTACTAATGTTAATAAAGAATTATTAAATGGGACGAATGTAAAATTTGTAGGGACTACTACAATAGGAACCGATCATCTAGATAAGGATTATTTAGAAGAAGCCAATATTAAATTCGCAAGCGCACCTGGATGCAATTCCTTCGCAGTTACCGAATATGTTTTAACGACTTTAGCTTATCTTGCAAATCTTCATGATTTCAAGCTCAAGAAAAAGTCAATTGGAATAATCGGTTACGGGAATATCGGGAAGAAGTTAACTTATTCGGCTAAAGCAATCGGAATGAAAGTATTAGTTAACGATCCACCTTTACTAAGAGAAAATTTTGATTATGATTTTGCTGCACTGGAAGATGTTCTACAATGCGATATAATTACTTTCCATGTGCCCATGAACAAGACGGGAATTGATAAGACTTTCCATTTACTTGATCATGAAAAAATTAACGGATTAAAACCCGGGACAATAGTCATCAACACTTCACGCGGTGGAGTTGTTGATAATAAAGCATTGTTGGACAGAATTGAAAACAAGAATGATATTATTTCAGTTCTCGACGTTTGGGAAAGCGAACCATTATTGAATCAAAAATTATTGCAACAAGTATTTATCGGGACACCACATATTGCCGGATATTCTTATGAAGGTAAAGTAAACGGAACAACAATGATTTATAATGAACTTTGTAATTTCTTGAATCAAGAAAAAATGTGGAAACCAAAATTAAAGGAAGTCGAGAATTCCAAGTTATTTATTGATAAATCGGATGGCATTGAAAATCTACTTTTCGGAATAACAAAACAAATATATGATATTCAAAAAGATTCAGAATTGCTAAAAGAATTGACCGAGATTGATAAATCCAAACTAGCCGAAAATTTTGATAAACTTCGCAAGAATTATAATCTAAGACGAGAATTCAATAATTATTTTATTCCTTCTGAAAATCTTACCCCGAATCAAAAAGACATTTTAGAAAAGCTGCGATTCAATCTAGCGTAA
- a CDS encoding Lrp/AsnC family transcriptional regulator translates to MLDAVDIKILNMLQENGRTKRSELAEAVGLSLPSLSDRLKKLEDHKIIEGYYTKIDRKSFGFDLMAFILVVMDSSKNYEKLSDKVLKTPEILECHSILGEGSHIMKALVKDTESLEKLLSQIQSWPGVTRTITSFVLSTIKETTKINI, encoded by the coding sequence ATGCTTGACGCCGTAGATATTAAGATTCTCAACATGCTCCAAGAAAACGGAAGAACTAAGAGAAGTGAGCTTGCGGAAGCAGTAGGATTATCACTCCCTTCATTGAGTGATAGACTTAAAAAACTTGAAGATCATAAAATTATAGAAGGTTATTACACAAAAATCGATCGCAAATCTTTCGGATTTGATTTGATGGCTTTTATTCTTGTTGTAATGGATTCCTCAAAAAATTATGAAAAACTTTCAGATAAAGTTTTGAAGACACCGGAAATTTTAGAATGTCATTCAATTCTTGGCGAAGGTTCACACATTATGAAAGCACTTGTTAAAGACACAGAATCGCTCGAAAAATTATTGAGCCAAATTCAATCATGGCCTGGTGTTACAAGAACAATCACAAGTTTTGTTTTATCGACAATTAAAGAAACAACAAAAATCAATATATAG
- the glnA gene encoding type I glutamate--ammonia ligase, translating into MGNKDDIKKVLSTVKEKNIEFIDFKFMDFPGQWQHFTVPVSQFSEDSFEDGYGFDGSSIRGWKVINESDMLIIPDPTTMFLDEFIEAPTLSLICDVYEPSTKEKYSRCPRNIAQKAEAYLKSTGLADTVYYGPEAEFFVFDDVRFESNPNSSFYMVDSVEGRWNSGRDEGPNLAYKPRYKEGYFPVPPTDSLMDLRNEMVLAMQRAGIHVEAQHHEVASGGQCEIDLRFEPMIKAADQLLMFKYIVKNTARKFGRTVTYMPKPIMGDNGSGMHVHTSLWKDGKPLFAGNGYAGLSEMALYFIGGLLKHAASILAFTNPTTNSYKRLVPGYEAPVNLAYSQRNRSASIRIPMYSNSPKSKRVEFRCPDPSGNPYLGFSAILMAGLDGILNRIDPGEPLDKDIYDMPAEELANVPSTPESLSAALRALEDDHEYLLKGDVFTEDVIETWIKYKFEKEIKPMALQPHPYEFGLYYDC; encoded by the coding sequence ATGGGAAACAAAGATGATATTAAAAAAGTCCTTAGTACAGTTAAGGAAAAGAATATAGAGTTCATTGATTTTAAGTTTATGGATTTCCCCGGTCAATGGCAGCATTTCACTGTTCCGGTTTCACAATTTAGTGAAGATTCATTTGAAGATGGATATGGATTTGACGGTTCTTCAATTCGCGGTTGGAAAGTCATTAACGAAAGTGATATGCTGATCATTCCTGATCCAACAACAATGTTCCTTGATGAATTTATTGAAGCTCCTACACTAAGTTTAATTTGCGATGTTTATGAACCTTCTACAAAAGAAAAGTATTCAAGATGTCCGCGTAACATTGCACAAAAAGCCGAAGCATATTTAAAATCTACTGGATTAGCTGATACGGTTTATTATGGACCCGAAGCTGAGTTTTTTGTTTTTGATGATGTTCGTTTCGAATCAAATCCTAACAGTTCTTTTTATATGGTTGATTCAGTTGAAGGTAGATGGAATTCAGGTCGTGATGAAGGTCCGAACCTAGCTTACAAACCAAGATATAAAGAAGGATATTTCCCGGTTCCTCCGACTGATTCATTAATGGATCTAAGAAATGAAATGGTTTTAGCAATGCAAAGAGCGGGCATTCATGTTGAAGCGCAGCATCACGAAGTTGCATCGGGCGGGCAATGTGAAATTGATCTTCGTTTTGAACCGATGATAAAAGCAGCCGATCAATTATTGATGTTCAAATACATTGTAAAAAATACTGCTCGAAAATTCGGTAGAACAGTTACATACATGCCGAAACCAATAATGGGAGATAACGGAAGCGGAATGCACGTGCATACATCTCTTTGGAAGGATGGTAAACCATTATTTGCCGGAAACGGTTATGCCGGATTAAGTGAAATGGCACTTTACTTTATTGGCGGGTTACTCAAACATGCCGCATCAATTTTAGCATTTACAAATCCAACTACAAACTCATACAAAAGATTAGTCCCGGGTTATGAAGCTCCCGTCAACTTAGCGTACTCACAAAGAAACAGAAGTGCCTCAATCAGAATTCCAATGTATTCAAATTCTCCAAAATCAAAACGAGTAGAGTTTAGATGTCCTGATCCATCCGGTAATCCATATCTTGGTTTCTCCGCAATATTAATGGCTGGTTTGGATGGAATATTAAATAGAATTGATCCCGGTGAACCGCTTGATAAAGATATTTACGATATGCCAGCAGAAGAATTAGCAAATGTTCCATCAACACCTGAATCTTTAAGTGCCGCATTACGTGCTCTTGAAGATGATCACGAATACTTATTAAAAGGTGATGTGTTTACCGAAGATGTAATTGAGACATGGATAAAATATAAATTTGAAAAAGAAATTAAACCAATGGCTCTTCAACCACATCCATATGAGTTTGGTTTATATTACGATTGTTAG
- a CDS encoding inorganic pyrophosphatase translates to MSEKSYFNWRPHPWHGLNPGPKPPQIVNAYIEITPFDLVKYEVDKVTGYLRVDRPHRTSSTPPTLYGFIPQTFCGERVNKLSPKSARADGDPLDICVISERPINKSEVILRAKVVGGLQMIDGDEADDKIIAVLINDNVWSEVNEVADLPKSFQDRLHHYFETYKQVPGEEKHTHVEKIYDSTHAFKVVEAAIKDYEEEFWMK, encoded by the coding sequence ATGAGTGAAAAAAGTTACTTTAATTGGCGTCCACATCCTTGGCATGGATTGAATCCCGGACCCAAACCACCGCAAATAGTAAACGCATATATAGAAATAACACCATTCGATTTAGTAAAATACGAAGTCGATAAAGTAACGGGTTATCTACGTGTTGATAGACCGCATAGAACATCATCAACTCCGCCGACTTTGTATGGATTTATTCCTCAGACATTTTGCGGTGAACGTGTAAATAAACTTTCACCGAAATCAGCTCGTGCTGATGGCGATCCGTTAGATATCTGTGTAATAAGTGAACGCCCGATTAATAAATCGGAAGTTATACTTCGTGCAAAGGTTGTCGGTGGACTTCAAATGATTGACGGTGATGAAGCCGACGATAAAATTATTGCAGTACTTATAAACGATAATGTTTGGAGCGAAGTAAACGAAGTCGCCGATTTACCAAAATCATTTCAAGACAGATTGCATCACTACTTTGAAACTTATAAACAAGTCCCGGGTGAAGAAAAACATACACACGTTGAAAAAATTTATGATTCTACACATGCGTTTAAAGTAGTAGAAGCGGCAATAAAAGATTATGAAGAAGAATTTTGGATGAAATAA